From Dehalococcoidia bacterium:
GCGTGTAGAAGCGGATCAAGGCGTTGGGCCCGACCTCGAACCCGCCGCGCATCACGAACACCACCGAGTCCCCGAGCACCGGCGCCGAACCGACCATGTTCGTGCCTACGGTGATCGCCCAGAGCGCCAGCTGGTCCCAGGGCAACAGGTAGCCGGTGAAGCTCAGTAGCAGCGTTAGTATCAGCAGGATGACACCAACCACCCAGTTGAACTCACGGGGCGGCTTGTAGGCGCCCGTGTAGAACACGCGCATCATGTGCAGGAGCACGGTCAGCACCATGCCGTGGGCCATCCAGCGGTGCATGTTCCGCATGAGGGCGCCGTAACGGACGCTCGTCTCCAGGGTGGCGATGTCCTGGTACGCGCGCTCGACCGAGGGCACGTAGTAGAACATCAGCA
This genomic window contains:
- the extP gene encoding selenite/tellurite reduction operon b-type cytochrome ExtP — protein: MAVGERPRTERPKGPGLLGIIYDKLFHNYIWQSIFRSGYPNTPRNQMLVVATNVFLHLHPTRIHKTHVKITHTYCLGGLSFFLFLGLTVTGVMLMFYYVPSVERAYQDIATLETSVRYGALMRNMHRWMAHGMVLTVLLHMMRVFYTGAYKPPREFNWVVGVILLILTLLLSFTGYLLPWDQLALWAITVGTNMVGSAPVLGDSVVFVMRGGFEVGPNALIRFYTLHVIGLPLVAAVFMAVHFWRIRRDGGMARPL